A single Dechloromonas denitrificans DNA region contains:
- the aceK gene encoding bifunctional isocitrate dehydrogenase kinase/phosphatase, producing the protein MKISVGLYGTNAHQIALALIQGFNKHYKLFRETSKQAKTRFEQGDWLGVHKAVKERIRFYDDRVDECVERLRDEFDAQHIDDSTWQQIKLLYIGLLLNHKQPELAETFFNSVTTRILHRDYFRNDFIFVRPTLSTENIEADNDPTYRSYYAKEDGVRGAITAIVKDFNWHRPFADLERDVNHVYHAIRAFLKGMPPREVNFQIQVLASAFYRNKAAYIIGKAINGAAEYPFAIPVLHDENGKLYLDTVLLDAWRIGLLFSLSRAYFMVDMEVPSGYVQFLRAVLPNKPRSELYIMLGLGKQGKTMFFRDFIYHLHHSEDKFIMAPGIRGMVMLVFTLPSYPYVFKIIKDVFGPAKNMDRATVKKKFLMVKQVDRVGRMADTLEFSNAAFPLKRFDEEVMEELRTLAPSCFEIDGETLIIKHLYIERRMEPLNIHLERVERTNNIEALEHAIKEYGSAIRELAQANIFPGDMLWKNFGITRFGRVVFYDYDEIEYMTDCNFRQIPPAPDFETEMSGEVWYAVGKNDVFPEEFSTFLLASPTLRKVFHNYHADLLSAKFWQDAQQKIRQGHVEDFFPYPQELRFCNSPPDVN; encoded by the coding sequence ATGAAGATCTCAGTCGGCCTCTACGGCACCAATGCGCACCAGATCGCTTTGGCCTTGATCCAGGGATTCAACAAGCACTACAAACTCTTCCGCGAAACCAGCAAGCAGGCCAAGACCCGCTTCGAACAGGGCGACTGGCTGGGCGTACACAAGGCCGTCAAGGAGCGCATCCGCTTTTACGATGACCGGGTCGACGAATGCGTCGAACGCCTGCGCGACGAATTCGATGCCCAGCACATCGACGACTCGACCTGGCAGCAGATCAAGCTGCTCTACATCGGCCTGCTGCTCAACCACAAGCAGCCCGAACTGGCCGAGACCTTCTTCAATTCGGTGACGACCAGGATCCTGCACCGCGACTATTTCCGCAACGATTTCATTTTCGTCCGGCCGACCTTGTCCACCGAAAATATCGAAGCCGACAACGATCCCACCTACCGCAGTTACTACGCCAAGGAAGACGGCGTGCGCGGCGCCATCACCGCGATCGTCAAGGACTTCAACTGGCACCGTCCGTTCGCCGACCTCGAGCGTGACGTCAATCATGTTTACCACGCCATCCGCGCCTTTCTGAAAGGCATGCCGCCGCGCGAGGTGAATTTCCAGATCCAGGTGCTGGCCTCGGCCTTCTACCGCAACAAGGCGGCCTACATCATAGGCAAGGCGATCAACGGCGCCGCGGAATATCCCTTTGCCATCCCGGTCCTGCACGATGAAAACGGCAAGCTCTACCTCGACACAGTACTGCTCGATGCCTGGCGGATCGGCCTGCTCTTCTCGCTGTCGCGCGCCTACTTCATGGTCGACATGGAAGTGCCTTCTGGCTACGTCCAGTTCCTGCGCGCCGTGCTGCCCAACAAGCCGCGCTCCGAGCTGTACATCATGCTCGGCCTGGGCAAGCAGGGCAAAACCATGTTCTTCCGCGATTTCATCTATCACCTGCACCATTCGGAAGACAAATTCATCATGGCCCCCGGTATCCGCGGCATGGTCATGCTGGTGTTCACGCTGCCGTCCTACCCCTACGTCTTCAAGATCATCAAGGATGTCTTTGGTCCCGCCAAGAACATGGACCGCGCCACCGTCAAGAAGAAGTTCCTGATGGTCAAACAGGTCGACCGCGTCGGCCGGATGGCCGATACGCTGGAATTCTCCAACGCCGCCTTCCCGCTCAAGCGTTTTGACGAGGAGGTGATGGAAGAACTGCGAACGCTGGCGCCCTCCTGCTTCGAAATCGATGGCGAAACGCTGATCATCAAGCACCTCTACATCGAGCGCCGCATGGAACCGCTCAACATCCATCTCGAACGCGTCGAACGGACCAACAACATCGAGGCGCTGGAACACGCCATCAAGGAATACGGCAGCGCCATCCGCGAACTGGCCCAGGCCAATATCTTCCCGGGCGACATGCTGTGGAAGAATTTCGGCATCACCCGTTTCGGTCGCGTCGTCTTCTACGATTACGACGAAATCGAATACATGACCGACTGCAATTTCCGCCAGATTCCGCCGGCCCCGGACTTCGAGACCGAAATGTCCGGCGAAGTCTGGTACGCCGTCGGCAAGAACGATGTTTTCCCGGAAGAATTCAGCACCTTCCTACTCGCCTCGCCGACGCTGCGCAAAGTGTTCCACAACTACCATGCCGACCTGCTCTCCGCCAAATTCTGGCAGGATGCCCAGCAAAAAATCCGGCAGGGCCACGTCGAGGATTTCTTTCCCTATCCGCAGGAACTGCGCTTTTGCAACAGCCCGCCGGATGTGAACTGA
- a CDS encoding NAD(P) transhydrogenase subunit alpha, which yields MPLHIAVARERTSGESRVALVPETAKKFAALGASLRMEQSAGTDSHFLDSDYADVSLVNGITEAYGPAQLILRVTPPSADEIAALPEGAVLIGLLKPFEDKARLAALNARKITAFSLELLPRISRAQSMDALSSQGACAGYQCGLIAAARCTKFFPMLTTAAGTIRPARVLVIGAGVAGLQAIATCKRLGAMVEAYDVRAAAKEQIESLGAKFVDTGVSADGAGGYARDLTAEEKAQQTEKLAKAVAAADVVISTAAIPGKKAPIIITTEMIGRMKYGAIIVDMAAESGGNCALTQPGEHVIANDVNIHGPLNLPSRMPTHASELYAKNLYNFLSPWIKDGELAFDWEDEVVAGTLLCKDGVTVHPTVKQVFGEA from the coding sequence ATGCCACTGCACATTGCGGTCGCCCGGGAACGAACGTCCGGCGAAAGCCGGGTCGCCCTGGTTCCCGAGACAGCCAAGAAGTTCGCCGCCCTCGGCGCCAGCCTGCGCATGGAACAAAGCGCCGGCACCGACAGCCATTTCCTCGACTCGGACTATGCCGATGTCAGCCTGGTCAATGGCATAACCGAAGCCTACGGCCCGGCCCAACTGATCCTGCGCGTCACGCCGCCGTCGGCGGACGAAATCGCCGCGCTGCCGGAAGGCGCGGTGCTGATCGGCCTGCTCAAGCCCTTCGAAGACAAGGCCCGCCTCGCCGCCCTCAACGCCCGCAAGATCACCGCCTTCTCCCTCGAACTGCTCCCCCGCATCTCGCGCGCCCAGAGCATGGACGCCCTGTCCAGCCAGGGCGCCTGTGCCGGCTACCAATGCGGCCTGATCGCCGCTGCCCGCTGTACCAAGTTCTTCCCGATGCTGACCACCGCCGCCGGCACCATCCGGCCGGCCCGCGTGCTGGTGATCGGCGCCGGCGTCGCCGGCCTGCAGGCGATCGCCACCTGCAAGCGCCTCGGGGCGATGGTCGAAGCCTATGACGTGCGCGCCGCCGCCAAGGAACAGATCGAATCGCTCGGCGCCAAGTTCGTCGATACCGGCGTCTCGGCCGACGGCGCCGGCGGCTACGCCCGCGACCTGACCGCCGAGGAGAAGGCGCAGCAGACCGAGAAACTCGCCAAGGCCGTCGCCGCCGCCGACGTGGTGATCAGCACCGCTGCCATCCCCGGCAAGAAAGCGCCGATCATCATCACCACCGAGATGATCGGCCGGATGAAATACGGCGCCATCATCGTCGACATGGCCGCCGAATCCGGCGGCAACTGCGCGCTGACCCAGCCCGGCGAGCACGTCATCGCCAACGACGTGAACATCCACGGCCCCTTGAACCTGCCGTCCCGCATGCCGACCCACGCCTCCGAGCTGTACGCCAAGAACCTCTACAACTTCCTCTCGCCATGGATCAAGGACGGCGAACTGGCGTTCGACTGGGAAGACGAAGTCGTCGCCGGCACGCTGCTCTGCAAGGACGGCGTCACCGTTCATCCAACCGTCAAACAAGTTTTTGGAGAAGCCTGA
- a CDS encoding NAD(P) transhydrogenase subunit alpha yields the protein MDGLLALYIFMLAAFTGYEIIAKVPVILHTPLMSGSNFIHGVVVVGAMLMLGTADTVVQQAIGFFAVALGAANAAGGYVVTERMLAMFKKKEA from the coding sequence ATGGACGGCCTGCTCGCCTTATACATCTTCATGCTCGCCGCCTTCACCGGCTACGAGATCATCGCCAAGGTGCCGGTCATCCTGCACACGCCGCTGATGTCCGGTTCCAACTTCATCCACGGCGTCGTCGTCGTCGGCGCCATGCTGATGCTCGGCACCGCCGATACTGTCGTGCAACAGGCCATCGGCTTCTTCGCCGTCGCCCTCGGCGCCGCCAATGCCGCCGGCGGCTACGTCGTCACCGAGCGCATGCTCGCCATGTTCAAGAAAAAGGAAGCCTGA
- a CDS encoding NAD(P)(+) transhydrogenase (Re/Si-specific) subunit beta has protein sequence MTLPIYVQGAWFVGALLFILGLKGMSSPASARKGIVWAGYGMLVAIAGTFLVPGLQNLALMALALGLGAASAWISGKRVKMTDMPQMVAIYNGMGGGAAAAIAAIEFAKGDVHSPVATTLAVLGALIGSVSFTGSCVAYAKLQGLMKKAYRLPAQNVVNVVLALSALGLGAAMIALAPANPELIYIFFAVALVLGLIVTLPIGGADMPVVISLFNAFTGLAVGFEGYVLGNPALIIAGIVVGAAGTLLTQLMAKAMNRPISNILFTPMVASGGGEAIEGTMKELSALDAAALMRYAGKVIIVPGYGMAVAHAQHKVWEMTSILEEAGVEVKFAIHPVAGRMPGHMNVLLAEAGVPYDKIFDLEEINGEFGQADVALIIGANDVVNPSARTDKASPIYGMPILNADQAHNVIVIKRGKGTGYSGVENALFYTDNCRMLYGDAQPMAGEIIQHLKTMG, from the coding sequence ATGACGCTCCCGATCTACGTCCAAGGCGCCTGGTTTGTCGGCGCACTGCTCTTCATCCTCGGCCTGAAAGGCATGAGCTCCCCGGCCAGTGCCCGGAAAGGCATCGTCTGGGCCGGCTACGGCATGCTCGTCGCCATCGCCGGCACCTTCCTCGTGCCCGGCCTGCAGAACCTCGCGCTGATGGCCCTGGCCCTCGGCCTCGGCGCCGCCAGTGCCTGGATTTCCGGCAAACGGGTCAAGATGACCGACATGCCGCAGATGGTCGCCATCTACAACGGCATGGGCGGCGGGGCGGCGGCGGCGATTGCCGCCATCGAGTTCGCCAAGGGCGACGTGCATAGCCCGGTCGCCACGACGCTGGCCGTGCTCGGCGCGCTGATCGGCTCGGTCTCCTTCACCGGCTCCTGTGTCGCTTACGCCAAGCTGCAGGGCCTGATGAAGAAAGCCTACCGGCTGCCGGCCCAGAACGTCGTCAATGTCGTCCTCGCCCTCAGTGCCCTCGGCCTCGGCGCGGCGATGATCGCGCTGGCTCCGGCCAACCCCGAGCTGATCTACATCTTCTTCGCCGTCGCGCTGGTCCTCGGCCTGATCGTCACGCTGCCGATCGGCGGCGCCGACATGCCGGTGGTGATCTCGCTGTTCAATGCCTTTACCGGCCTGGCCGTCGGCTTCGAGGGCTACGTCCTCGGCAACCCGGCGCTGATCATTGCCGGCATCGTCGTCGGCGCCGCCGGCACGCTGCTCACCCAGCTGATGGCCAAAGCGATGAACCGGCCGATCTCCAACATCCTGTTCACCCCGATGGTGGCGAGTGGCGGTGGCGAAGCGATCGAAGGGACGATGAAGGAACTCTCCGCCCTCGATGCCGCGGCGCTGATGCGCTACGCCGGCAAGGTCATCATCGTGCCCGGTTACGGCATGGCGGTGGCGCATGCCCAGCACAAGGTCTGGGAAATGACTTCGATCCTCGAGGAAGCCGGGGTCGAGGTGAAGTTCGCCATCCACCCGGTGGCCGGGCGCATGCCGGGCCACATGAACGTGCTGCTGGCCGAGGCCGGCGTGCCCTACGACAAGATCTTCGATCTCGAGGAAATCAACGGCGAGTTCGGCCAGGCCGACGTCGCGCTGATCATCGGCGCCAACGACGTGGTCAATCCGAGCGCCCGCACCGACAAGGCCAGCCCGATCTACGGCATGCCGATCCTCAACGCCGATCAGGCGCACAACGTCATCGTGATCAAGCGCGGCAAGGGTACGGGTTATTCCGGGGTTGAGAATGCCCTGTTCTACACCGACAATTGCCGCATGCTCTACGGCGACGCCCAACCGATGGCCGGCGAGATCATCCAGCATCTGAAGACGATGGGGTAA